A single genomic interval of Littorina saxatilis isolate snail1 linkage group LG17, US_GU_Lsax_2.0, whole genome shotgun sequence harbors:
- the LOC138952723 gene encoding uncharacterized protein: MITMGVQSKLKKCNTQCWITFLLLTLNILVTVNGAPKCPPGGTFSDKHTGRTECCDGICKHAKITGMEQECNSNCPNYKPSVQIKLEDIFKAPPDTGAVEADSSSATNLPVILSVIAVVTILAVLLVAVITKVKLPCGHARPPQRVEDQHELQEMEEAGERFMNDGQADQTQPQQIEGPGHAVSVPEQAGRAADVNRENDQNPALVLLSGRQEEGPQYPENRPAEPHHEAQPVNYPIRESGDAAPIYLTAALAP; this comes from the exons ATGATCACGATGGGAGTTCAATCCAAACTTAAGAAATGCAACACTCAGTGTTGGATTACGTTTTTATTGTTGACACTCAACATTCTTGTCACCGTGAACGGAGCACCGAAGTGTCCACCCGGTGGTACGTTTTCTGACAAACATACTGGAAGAACAGAGTGCTGTGATGGTATTTGCAAACATGCAAAGATCACTGGTATGGAACAAGAATGTAACTCCAACTGTCCCA ATTACAAACCTTCGGTCCAAATCAAGCTGGAAGACATCTTCAAAGCACCACCAGACACAGGAGCAGTAGAAGCAGACTCCTCCAGCGCGACAAATCTCCCTGTCATCCTTTCAGTCATTGCTGTCGTCACGATACTCGCAGTTCTTCTGGTCGCGGTAATCACCAAGGTGAAGCTCCCGTGCGGCCATGCTAGACCCCCTCAGCGTGTTGAAGATCAGCATGAGCTTCAGGAGATGGAAGAGGCCGGTGAACGTTTCATGAACGACGGACAGGCCGATCAGACGCAACCTCAGCAGATAGAAGGTCCCGGCCATGCCGTCAGCGTTCCCGAGCAAGCGGGCAGAGCGGCTGACGTCAACCGTGAGAATGATCAGAATCCTGCGCTGGTCCTTCTTTCTGGACGTCAAGAAGAAGGTCCTCAGTATCCGGAGAACCGCCCAGCGGAGCCGCATCACGAGGCTCAGCCAGTCAATTACCCTATACGCGAGTCTGGGGATGCTGCTCCTATCTACCTTACTGCAGCTTTGGCACCTTAA
- the LOC138952031 gene encoding kelch-like protein 20, whose protein sequence is MERMPYEYKDHHMVLLEELKAMLDDRLLIDVYICVESVEIPCHRNVLSAASPYFRAMFTSDMSESKQLKVKLHEIDAAAVSALVDFAYTGKVEVTRSNAQSLLATASLLEMLPIQRACAKFMEMQLDINNCIGIHHFANAHSLQELAHKAREFIEKNFTQVSQTEEFLHLSFMQLADLVASDELNVEKEEVVWEAVMTWVSHNLEDRTPQIGKLLSRIRLPLLPPKFVQESIAPHLIIQRSQTCQEILSDMRDFERNPQSYTGDYDFSFSLRTGMIKPEHCILLLGGLTQSRSSINCYNPLTRETFQMAMFPDCEGRSGYYCVEDPGVVVAEDVHIYAGGGNYIYHESYGDAVSDEDSFDDFDEEESVRRDFFYYDNDHNRWVPKSPMLFPKSNFTLTHIDGKIFSFGGLTMNQHPTEICECYDIEKNQWMYVGMMPMNVVDLSSVSFGGQAYLLGGRSGVTPHNTVIKYDPRSAQWTTLASMHTPRFNFGCCVVDDEIIVAGGQVYTHTSRTIHRESLRTVEIYTIATNQWRAGASLPASMFNVGLMQINGAIYACGMVEHQRTPFKINRHNVVFKLDIVLNEWHKIEGDLCEVRSYAPVAAKLHTRKLSQVFRPEVDT, encoded by the exons ATGGAGCGGATGCCGTACGAGTACAAGGATCACCACATGGTTCTCCTCGAGGAACTCAAAGCCATGCTGGACGACAGGCTTCTCATCGACGTctacatctgcgtggagagcgtCGAGATCCCGTGTCACCGCAACGTTCTGTCGGCGGCTAGTCCGTACTTCCGAGCCATGTTCACCTCGGACATGTCCGAGAGCAAGCAGCTGAAGGTCAAGCTGCATGAGATTGATGCTGCTGCTGTGTCTGCTCTTGTGGACTTCGCTTACACTGGAAAG GTGGAAGTGACAAGAAGTAACGCACAAAGCCTGCTTGCCACGGCCTCTCTGCTAGAAATGCTGCCAATCCAGCGTGCCTGTGCCAAGTTTATGGAGATGCAACTCGACATCAACAACTGCATCGGTATCCACCACTTTGCCAATGCTCACAGCTTGCAGGAGCTTGCTCACAAAGCTCGCGAGTTCATCGAGAAGAACTTCACCCAGGTCAGCCAGACAGAGGAGTTCCTTCACCTGAGCTTCATGCAGCTTGCTGATCTGGTGGCCTCTGATGAGCTTAATGTGGAGAAGGAAGAG GTTGTATGGGAAGCCGTAATGACCTGGGTGAGTCACAACCTGGAGGATCGCACACCACAGATCGGCAAACTTCTCTCTCGCATCCGCCTCCCCCTCTTACCCCCCAAGTTTGTCCAGGAGAGCATCGCCCCCCATCTCATCATCCAGCGGTCTCAGACCTGTCAAGAAATCCTCTCCGACATGCGGGACTTTGAGCGCAACCCTCAGTCGTACACCGGTGATTATGACTTTTCCTTCTCGCTGCGCACGGGCATGATCAAGCCTGAGCACTGCATTCTGTTGTTAGGCGGCCTGACGCAGAGCAGGTCGTCCATCAACTGCTACAACCCATTAACGAGGGAGACATTCCAGATGGCTATGTTCCCTGACTGTGAAGGCAGGTCGGGTTATTACTGTGTTGAGGACCCTGGGGTAGTGGTCGCTGAGGACGTTCACATCTACGCTGGCGGCGGCAACTATATTTACCATGAGAGTTATGGTGATGCTGTGTCAGACGAGGACTCCTTTGATGACTTTGACGAGGAGGAGTCTGTCCGTCGCGACTTCTTTTACTATGACAACGACCATAACCGCTGGGTGCCTAAGAGTCCGATGCTGTTCCCCAAATCCAACTTCACCCTGACGCACATCGACGGCAAGATTTTCAGCTTTGGTGGGCTGACCATGAACCAGCACCCCACGGAGATCTGTGAGTGCTACGACATCGAGAAGAACCAGTGGATGTACGTCGGGATGATGCCCATGAATGTTGTGGATCTCTCCAGCGTCAGTTTCGGTGGCCAAGCGTACTTACTGGGCGGGAGGTCAGGGGTGACGCCTCACAATACAGTGATTAAGTATGATCCCAGAAGCGCACAGTGGACCACTCTAGCTAGTATGCACACCCCTCGGTTCAACTTCGGATGTTGTGTTGTGGACGATGAGATTATTGTGGCTGGTGGGCAGGTCTACACCCACACGTCGAGAACGATACACCGTGAGTCTCTCCGAACGGTAGAAATTTACACCATCGCCACCAACCAGTGGCGAGCAGGTGCCTCCCTCCCCGCCAGCATGTTCAACGTAGGTCTAATGCAAATTAACGGGGCCATCTACGCATGTGGAATGGTGGAGCACCAGCGAACGCCGTTCAAGATCAATCGTCACAACGTTGTGTTCAAGTTGGACATTGTGCTCAACGAGTGGCATAAAATTGAGGGGGACCTGTGCGAGGTTCGAAGTTACGCTCCTGTAGCCGCCAAGCTCCACACGCGTAAACTGTCGCAGGTGTTTCGACCAGAGGTGGACACTTGA